A stretch of Episyrphus balteatus chromosome 2, idEpiBalt1.1, whole genome shotgun sequence DNA encodes these proteins:
- the LOC129910036 gene encoding uncharacterized protein LOC129910036: MFLNRNDVLDQLIELYNCLDLCNSQNLMDDKKVRELHCPILRSFLFNEIEDFTKTIIEDVLEIERFDFEFANKLYEFDKLMFEKKIKSAIKKYFKTFKFNGILRTVSSLKYDLQAVMGYEGIFEQIYDISNDNKESYELSRKLQEMIAKPLFTQMTIEKRSRLIKMAKCLPIYPHDLSGNTKVLITNIGNKCHLNMEMVRQDQSPVIFPTLTFDMNEFNWIIHYDKNENFYEIESPNGQVLCWVKPLPSFFKRILPPEAILMDKTEAKNTKWNIQYLEEEDPSKGFTIKAAEQDIYISAARTGEFSTFVSVVKELDLEQRERFAWKFQSTEY; encoded by the coding sequence ATGTTTCTCAACCGAAATGATGTACTGGATCAGCTCATTGAGCTTTATAATTGTCTTGACTTATGTAACAGTCAAAATCTAATGGATGATAAGAAAGTCAGAGAATTACATTGTCCTATTTTAAGGAGTTTTCTCTTCAATGAAATTGAAGAttttacaaaaacaatcatCGAAGATGTGTTGGAAATTGAAAGATTCGATTTTGAGTTTGCCAATAAACTTTACGAGTTTGACAAACTAATGTTtgagaagaaaattaaaagtgccatcaaaaaatactttaagacatttaaatttaatggtaTTTTACGAACAGTGAGTAGTTTGAAATATGATCTTCAAGCAGTGATGGGTTATGAAggaatttttgaacaaatttatgACATTTCAAATGATAACAAAGAATCATATGAACTTTCACGAAAACTACAAGAAATGATTGCAAAACCATTATTTACTCAAATGACAATTGAGAAACGTTCTCGTTTAATAAAAATGGCCAAATGTCTACCAATTTATCCCCACGATCTGTCTGGAAATACTAAAGTTCTTATTACAAATATTGGTAATAAATGTCATTTGAATATGGAAATGGTTAGACAAGATCAATCGCCAGTGATTTTTCCCACTTTAACATTTGATATGAATGAATTTAATTGGATTATTCATTATGACAAAAATGAGAACTTTTATGAAATTGAAAGTCCCAATGGCCAGGTTTTGTGCTGGGTCAAACCTCTTCCGagttttttcaaacgtattCTTCCACCTGAAGCGATATTAATGGATAAAACTGaagcaaaaaatacaaagtGGAACATTCAATATCTTGAGGAGGAAGATCCTTCAAAAGGATTTACTATTAAAGCTGCAGAGCAAGATATTTATATTTCAGCGGCACGTACTGGGGAATTCTCAACGTTCGTCAGTGTAGTAAAGGAATTGGACTTGGAGCAAAGAGAGCGGTTTGCCTGGAAATTTCAAAGCACTGAATATTGA
- the LOC129910884 gene encoding uncharacterized protein LOC129910884 produces MFSRRKTVWWLVLLTQILSTHSSNLNSLIKKINDKSQSSTVLFVGVDNDYVSSFMKSELNIPVVTFDNDPSDKLGGEKSKCYSNTILVLTAPKCFNSIQWKNWISKLCERKFVIIHSESLENLQNSFEFFATNKFVGIFGLTKLNTFAYLPFAKHKIEIIFENSSLPNSLENLNGLKFRAAIKFDVPRAFLFVDENGHRHLEGLAGKLFISFLQKYNGTFEEVFIENIDTIREINGIKNGQIDVSICASNPTQGIQMSYPLEMIKWTIMVPVNGHLDPNQYFTRPFSSTVWSVIGLTIVYIVFMEVVMNYGMEQPSNIWYSFSRTILTMLRSPISAKPRFAYIFHSQVHLFAFIIGNLYVIYLTSYLTVFIKIPQLNTLQDLVDNNITVMMSHYDWRNLSHPQYYPKGFEKIVFEVNNTILNAKRTSMSNTEFAYAIGNDAAEFLINLQRKFSKPKFRMIREHLECFFFGFVFEEHSVFLEILNEHILRVLATGLVDKWTDDAVLRGIPHFKEMYQSQYLDDRTQPALTWHHLIFAWNCLRHGLAVAIVVYVFEILYARAIWVDFRKKIRVIKNLWRDVYNIEWFK; encoded by the coding sequence atgttttcccgGAGGAAAACAGTTTGGTGGTTAGTGCTTCTAACACAAATTCTAAGTACCCATTCCTCTAATTTAAATAgtttaataaagaaaattaatGACAAAAGTCAATCTTCTACCGTTTTGTTTGTTGGAGTCGATAATGATTATGTGTCTAGTTTTATGAAAAGTGAATTAAACATTCCGGTTGTAACATTTGACAATGATCCTTCAGACAAATTAGGTGGAGAAAAATCGAAATGTTACAGCAATACGATTTTGGTACTGACGGCTCCGAAATGTTTTAATAGTATTCAATGGAAAAATTGGATATCAAAACTTTGTGAACGAAAATTTGTCATAATTCATTCAGAAAGTCttgaaaatcttcaaaacagttttgaattctttGCAACAAATAAGTTTGTCGGAATCTTCGGTCTAACGAAATTGAACACTTTTGCTTATTTACCTTTCGCTaaacataaaattgaaataattttcgaaaacagttCACTTCCGAATTCCTTAGAAAACCTAAATGGGCTTAAATTTCGTGCAGCTATTAAATTTGACGTTCCAAGGGCATTCCTGTTCGTCGACGAAAATGGCCACAGGCATCTCGAAGGTTTGGcaggaaaattatttattagctTCCTTCAGAAATACAATGGAACTTTTGAGgaagtttttattgaaaacatcGACACAATTCGCGAAATCAATGGAATCAAAAATGGACAAATTGATGTTAGTATTTGTGCTTCTAATCCAACACAAGGAATTCAAATGAGTTATCCACTGGAAATGATAAAATGGACAATTATGGTACCAGTTAATGGACATTTGGATCCGAATCAATACTTTACCAGACCGTTTTCTTCAACGGTATGGTCAGTAATTGGACTAACAATAGTCTACATAGTCTTTATGGAAGTAGTGATGAATTATGGCATGGAACAGCCATCAAATATTTGGTATTCTTTCAGTCGAACAATTCTGACAATGTTAAGAAGTCCAATTTCAGCAAAACCAAGATTTGCCTACATTTTCCACAGTCAAGTTCATTTGTTTGCTTTTATTATTGGAAATCTGTATGTGATTTATTTGACATCATATTTgacagtttttatcaaaataccACAACTCAACACGTTACAAGATCTAGTTGACAACAATATAACAGTTATGATGTCTCATTATGATTGGAGAAATCTTTCACATCCTCAATACTATCCAAaaggttttgagaaaattgtctTCGAAGTcaataatacaattttaaatgcaaaaagaaCTTCAATGTCAAATACAGAATTTGCCTATGCTATTGGCAATGATGCAGCTGAATTTCTGATAAATTTACAAAGAAAATTTTCTAAACCAAAATTTCGAATGATTCGTGAACATTTAGAATGTTTCTTTTTTGGATTTGTGTTTGAAGAGCATTCggtatttttggaaatattaaatgAACATATTTTGCGAGTTTTGGCAACTGGATTGGTTGATAAGTGGACAGATGATGCTGTTTTGAGAGGAATTCcacattttaaagaaatgtaTCAATCGCAATATTTGGATGATAGAACTCAACCAGCTTTAACTTGGCATCATTTGATTTTTGCTTGGAATTGTTTGAGGCACGGATTGGCAGTGGCAATTGTTGTGtatgtttttgagatattgtatGCTCGAGCAATATGGGTGGATTTTCGAAAGAAAATTCGGGTTATTAAGAATTTGTGGAGAGACGTATACAATATAGAATGGTTTAAGTAG